The Xanthomonas fragariae genome has a segment encoding these proteins:
- a CDS encoding DUF924 family protein, with the protein MIAKSERNKQADVVLAFWELAGSARWFTHNDAFDANFRQHFGDQHFAAARGEYEHWMERAEDALALLILLDQFPRNAFRGSAHAYATDGLALRYAKQAVASGFDQQVSAQLRLFFYLPFEHAETLDEQTRAVQLITALDEADTTHWALEHRRIIQRFGRFPHRNAVLGRETTGEEQQFLDEGGFAG; encoded by the coding sequence ATGATTGCCAAATCAGAGCGCAATAAACAGGCCGATGTGGTGTTGGCTTTCTGGGAGCTGGCCGGGTCCGCCCGCTGGTTCACGCACAACGATGCATTCGATGCCAACTTTCGTCAGCATTTCGGCGATCAGCATTTCGCCGCAGCACGCGGCGAATACGAGCACTGGATGGAACGTGCCGAAGATGCGCTTGCCCTGCTGATCCTGCTCGATCAATTTCCGCGCAATGCCTTCCGTGGCAGCGCGCACGCGTATGCCACCGACGGCTTGGCGTTGCGCTATGCCAAGCAGGCAGTCGCCAGCGGCTTCGATCAGCAGGTGTCCGCGCAATTGCGGTTGTTTTTCTATCTGCCGTTCGAGCACGCCGAAACATTGGACGAGCAGACGCGCGCGGTGCAGCTGATCACCGCGCTGGACGAGGCAGACACCACGCACTGGGCCCTAGAGCATCGGCGCATCATCCAGCGCTTCGGACGCTTTCCGCATCGCAATGCAGTGCTGGGCCGCGAGACCACTGGCGAGGAACAGCAGTTTCTCGATGAAGGTGGATTTGCTGGTTAA
- a CDS encoding GH12 family glycosyl hydrolase domain-containing protein, whose translation MHTSQSSNLIQIGVQAPTTRRRASRWWKAALAVGLVAAVPTALAGPYKIFGNHYSWVNNFNDPDNIIQGTFGTGSTPELTVTFNFADYNLYGYPAIVRGWHYDWNPTSDTLFARQISSLSKIPLKFSYSAGGTNLTGDFAYDIFFRRDAAKGNPQLEVMIWGDHNSWPIGTLTASKVINASGRNFDLWEGFNSGAGYYVYTFIPTGTAGQATLKTSGSLNVDAKPFLNWLQTNRSKDGRYDNSMYLHAAEAGFEVVRGNGWVKVRATLDAQ comes from the coding sequence ATGCACACCAGCCAATCCAGCAACCTCATTCAGATCGGCGTGCAGGCGCCCACCACACGGCGGCGCGCATCGCGCTGGTGGAAAGCAGCGCTGGCAGTCGGTCTGGTGGCAGCCGTACCGACGGCGCTGGCCGGGCCTTACAAGATCTTCGGCAACCACTACTCGTGGGTGAACAATTTCAATGATCCCGACAACATCATCCAGGGCACCTTCGGCACTGGTAGCACGCCGGAGTTGACCGTCACCTTCAATTTCGCCGATTACAACCTTTACGGCTATCCGGCGATCGTGCGTGGCTGGCATTACGACTGGAACCCGACCAGCGACACGCTGTTTGCGCGGCAGATTTCCTCGCTGAGCAAGATCCCGCTCAAATTCAGCTATAGCGCAGGCGGCACCAACCTGACCGGCGATTTTGCCTACGACATCTTTTTCCGCCGGGATGCGGCCAAGGGCAACCCGCAGCTGGAAGTGATGATCTGGGGCGACCACAATTCCTGGCCGATCGGCACGCTGACTGCGAGCAAAGTGATCAACGCCAGCGGGCGAAACTTCGATCTGTGGGAAGGCTTCAATTCCGGTGCCGGCTACTACGTCTACACCTTCATCCCGACCGGCACTGCCGGCCAGGCCACGCTCAAGACCAGCGGCAGCCTCAACGTGGATGCCAAGCCTTTCCTCAACTGGTTGCAGACCAATCGGTCCAAGGATGGCCGCTACGACAACAGCATGTATCTGCACGCGGCCGAAGCCGGTTTCGAAGTGGTACGCGGCAATGGCTGGGTAAAGGTGAGAGCCACGCTGGATGCGCAGTAA
- the fghA gene encoding S-formylglutathione hydrolase codes for MERIERRACFGGWQDVYRHHSQSLNCSMQVGVYLPPQAADGRLPVLYWLSGLTCTEQNFINKAGAQRYAAEHGVILVAPDTSPRGDDVADADGNDIGKGAGFYVDATEQPWAAHYRMYDYVVKELPALIEAHFATTGTRAISGHSMGGHGALIIALKNPGRYRSVSAFSPILAPSQVPWGEKAFGQYLGPDRATWKAYDATALIAQAQERLPLLIDQGDADEFLENQLKTWLFEDAAKAAGYPITVRLQPGYDHSYYFIASFIGQHIAQHAAALRG; via the coding sequence ATGGAACGTATCGAACGCCGCGCCTGCTTCGGCGGCTGGCAAGACGTCTATCGGCATCACTCGCAGAGCTTGAACTGCAGCATGCAGGTCGGTGTGTATCTGCCGCCGCAAGCGGCCGATGGCCGGTTGCCGGTGCTGTACTGGCTGAGCGGGCTGACCTGCACCGAACAGAACTTCATCAACAAGGCCGGTGCGCAGCGGTATGCGGCCGAGCATGGCGTGATTCTTGTTGCGCCCGACACCAGCCCGCGTGGCGACGATGTGGCCGATGCGGACGGCAACGACATCGGCAAGGGCGCTGGCTTCTACGTGGACGCCACCGAACAGCCATGGGCGGCGCATTACCGCATGTACGACTATGTGGTGAAAGAATTACCGGCGTTGATCGAAGCCCATTTCGCCACCACCGGTACGCGGGCGATCAGCGGCCATTCGATGGGTGGGCATGGAGCCTTGATCATCGCCTTGAAGAATCCGGGACGCTATCGCAGCGTCTCGGCGTTCTCGCCGATTCTCGCGCCCAGCCAGGTGCCATGGGGTGAGAAAGCGTTTGGCCAGTATCTGGGGCCGGATCGTGCAACGTGGAAAGCCTACGATGCCACTGCGCTGATCGCACAGGCGCAGGAGCGTTTGCCACTGTTGATCGATCAGGGCGACGCTGACGAATTTCTTGAAAACCAGCTGAAAACCTGGTTGTTCGAAGATGCGGCAAAAGCCGCTGGTTACCCGATCACTGTGCGGCTGCAGCCGGGTTATGACCACAGTTATTACTTCATCGCCAGTTTTATCGGCCAGCACATTGCGCAGCACGCTGCCGCATTGCGTGGTTGA
- a CDS encoding S-(hydroxymethyl)glutathione dehydrogenase/class III alcohol dehydrogenase, with the protein MKSRAAVAFGPGKPLEIVEIDVASPKAGEVLVRITHTGVCHTDAFTLSGDDPEGIFPSVLGHEGGGIVEEIGDGVTSVKVGDHVIPLYTAECRKCKFCLSGKTNLCQAVRATQGKGLMPDGTTRFSYNGEPIYHYMGCSTFSEYTVVPEISLAVVNSAAPLEKVCLLGCGVTTGIGAVHNTAKVKPGDSVAVFGLGGIGLAVIQGAVQARAGRILAIDTNPGKFDLARSMGATDCINPKDDDKPIQEVIVELTDGGVDFSFECIGNVNVMRSALECCHKGWGESVIIGVAGAGQEISTRPFQLVTGRVWRGSAFGGVKGRTQLPGMVEQSMKGEIDLDPFITHTMPLEEINEAFHLMHEGKSIRTVIHF; encoded by the coding sequence ATGAAATCCCGTGCAGCAGTCGCGTTCGGACCCGGCAAGCCGCTGGAAATTGTCGAGATCGACGTCGCATCGCCCAAGGCTGGCGAAGTGCTGGTCCGCATCACCCACACTGGCGTGTGCCACACCGATGCTTTTACGCTGTCCGGCGACGATCCGGAAGGCATTTTCCCGTCCGTGCTGGGCCATGAGGGTGGCGGCATCGTCGAAGAAATCGGCGATGGCGTGACCAGCGTCAAGGTCGGCGACCACGTGATTCCGCTGTACACCGCCGAATGTCGCAAGTGCAAATTCTGTCTGTCCGGCAAGACCAATCTGTGCCAGGCCGTGCGTGCTACCCAGGGCAAGGGGTTGATGCCCGATGGCACCACGCGCTTCTCTTACAACGGCGAGCCGATCTACCACTACATGGGCTGCAGCACCTTCAGCGAATACACCGTTGTGCCGGAGATTTCGCTGGCCGTTGTGAACTCGGCAGCGCCGCTGGAAAAGGTCTGCCTGCTCGGTTGCGGCGTCACCACCGGCATTGGCGCCGTGCACAACACCGCTAAGGTCAAGCCGGGCGATAGCGTGGCGGTGTTCGGCCTGGGCGGCATTGGCTTGGCGGTGATCCAGGGCGCGGTGCAGGCCAGGGCCGGGCGCATCCTGGCCATCGACACCAACCCGGGCAAGTTCGATCTGGCCCGCAGCATGGGTGCCACCGACTGCATCAACCCGAAGGATGACGACAAACCGATCCAGGAAGTCATCGTCGAGTTGACCGACGGCGGCGTGGATTTCAGCTTCGAGTGCATCGGCAACGTCAACGTGATGCGTTCGGCGTTGGAGTGTTGCCACAAGGGCTGGGGCGAGAGCGTCATCATTGGCGTGGCCGGTGCAGGCCAGGAAATCAGCACCCGGCCGTTTCAGCTTGTGACCGGCCGGGTGTGGCGCGGGTCGGCCTTTGGTGGCGTCAAAGGACGCACACAATTGCCGGGCATGGTGGAGCAATCGATGAAGGGCGAGATCGATCTCGATCCGTTCATCACCCACACGATGCCGCTGGAAGAGATCAACGAAGCCTTCCACCTGATGCACGAAGGCAAGTCGATCCGCACCGTGATTCATTTCTGA
- a CDS encoding metal/formaldehyde-sensitive transcriptional repressor, giving the protein MLHSPQEKKRALSRVRRLRGQCDALERALEAGADCAPVLQQIAAIRGAVNGLMSQVLEAHIREDVGHAAASAAQRAERMQALLGLVRSYLK; this is encoded by the coding sequence ATGCTGCATTCGCCGCAGGAGAAAAAGCGAGCGCTATCGCGCGTGCGTCGCCTGCGCGGGCAGTGCGATGCGCTTGAGCGTGCACTGGAGGCGGGCGCAGACTGTGCACCTGTCTTGCAGCAGATCGCCGCGATCCGCGGGGCCGTCAATGGGCTGATGTCGCAGGTGCTTGAGGCGCATATCCGAGAAGACGTCGGGCATGCCGCCGCGTCCGCTGCCCAACGCGCCGAACGGATGCAGGCGTTGCTCGGCCTGGTGCGGTCCTACCTCAAATGA